The Methanosphaera sp. BMS genome contains a region encoding:
- a CDS encoding cation-translocating P-type ATPase, with the protein MNKFLKLIELFEGLKMTIVGGVFLAISLILVITGTKVPAYLDPAWVTIIICGLPLLYLAISRLIYEHWISSALLIVMAMFASLYIGEIFAAGEVCFIMALGALLEDYTVERSKRGLADLINLKPQKARILIEENGKIIEKEVEAKDVNINDTIRVLPGETIPADGIIITGDTSVDQSVMTGESLPLDKSVDDEVFAGTLNLYGAIDFKATKVGKDSSLEKLIRMVQEADEKQAPTQRIADKWATWLVPIALAIAIVTYFITGELIRAVTILVVFCPCALILATPTAIMAAIGQATKQGVLIKSGEALEKMGKVDCIGFDKTGTLTYGNLEVSQLISLDENISEDKLLEYVAVAEQKSEHPIGKAVVNYAKQKMGNIQDVDDFEMIPGKGVKVKYNNDTIYAGNKKLLSDYDMQLDNAASENLDSLRDSGMASIIVALNNKIIGLVGLSDVLRENSAKVVHTLENNLDTSVELITGDNQKAANYFANKIGIKNIHSELLPENKVEVVQQLKDSGKNVCMVGDGVNDAPALKTADVSVAMAGMGSDIAIEAADIALLGDDIEKLPYLKKLSNSTLFTIHLSITISMLINALAIICSVLGLLNPITGALVHNIGSCAVVILAASLYDRDFSDYVIKKETTEAQHVDNLRESVAV; encoded by the coding sequence ATGAATAAGTTTTTAAAACTTATTGAACTTTTTGAAGGATTAAAAATGACGATAGTTGGAGGTGTGTTTCTAGCAATAAGTTTAATTTTGGTTATTACTGGAACAAAAGTACCGGCTTATCTTGATCCTGCATGGGTAACAATAATTATATGTGGATTACCACTATTATATCTGGCCATAAGTAGATTAATATATGAACATTGGATATCTTCAGCACTTTTAATTGTAATGGCAATGTTTGCATCATTATATATTGGTGAGATATTTGCAGCCGGAGAAGTATGTTTTATCATGGCACTTGGAGCACTGCTTGAAGATTATACAGTTGAAAGATCTAAACGTGGACTAGCAGATTTAATCAATTTAAAACCACAAAAAGCAAGAATATTAATAGAAGAAAATGGAAAAATTATAGAAAAAGAAGTTGAAGCTAAAGATGTAAACATCAATGATACAATAAGAGTACTTCCTGGTGAAACCATACCAGCAGATGGTATAATAATTACCGGTGACACGTCAGTCGATCAATCCGTAATGACCGGTGAATCATTACCTCTAGATAAATCAGTTGATGATGAAGTATTTGCGGGAACACTAAATTTATATGGTGCAATCGATTTTAAAGCTACCAAGGTAGGTAAGGATTCATCCTTAGAAAAACTCATAAGAATGGTACAGGAAGCGGATGAAAAACAGGCACCAACACAGAGAATAGCAGATAAATGGGCAACATGGTTAGTTCCTATAGCATTAGCAATCGCAATAGTAACATACTTTATAACCGGCGAATTAATCCGGGCCGTTACAATACTGGTCGTATTCTGTCCATGTGCATTAATACTTGCTACACCAACTGCTATAATGGCCGCTATAGGTCAGGCAACAAAACAGGGTGTACTAATCAAATCAGGTGAAGCACTAGAAAAAATGGGTAAAGTTGATTGTATCGGATTTGATAAGACGGGAACATTAACCTATGGTAACCTTGAAGTATCCCAACTTATATCCCTGGATGAAAATATCTCAGAGGATAAATTACTGGAATATGTTGCAGTAGCAGAACAAAAATCAGAACATCCAATAGGAAAAGCAGTAGTTAATTATGCAAAACAAAAAATGGGTAATATACAGGATGTCGATGACTTTGAAATGATTCCGGGTAAAGGAGTTAAAGTTAAATACAACAACGATACGATATATGCGGGTAATAAAAAACTATTAAGCGATTATGATATGCAACTTGATAACGCCGCTTCAGAAAATCTTGATTCATTAAGGGATTCCGGTATGGCATCTATTATAGTGGCACTAAATAATAAAATAATCGGACTCGTAGGTTTATCAGATGTATTACGTGAAAACTCTGCAAAAGTTGTTCATACGCTGGAAAATAACTTAGACACTAGTGTTGAATTAATTACTGGTGATAATCAAAAAGCGGCAAATTATTTTGCAAATAAAATTGGTATAAAAAATATTCACTCCGAATTATTACCTGAAAATAAGGTGGAAGTTGTACAGCAATTAAAAGATTCAGGTAAAAATGTATGTATGGTTGGAGATGGAGTTAATGATGCTCCAGCACTTAAAACTGCTGATGTAAGTGTTGCAATGGCAGGTATGGGTAGTGATATAGCAATAGAAGCAGCAGATATTGCATTATTAGGGGATGATATTGAAAAACTACCATATCTTAAAAAATTATCAAATTCAACCTTATTCACGATACATTTAAGTATTACAATTTCCATGTTAATAAATGCACTTGCAATCATATGTTCAGTATTAGGACTTTTAAATCCAATTACCGGTGCACTTGTACATAACATCGGTTCATGTGCAGTAGTAATACTTGCAGCATCACTATATGACAGGGACTTTAGTGACTATGTGATTAAAAAAGAAACGACAGAAGCTCAGCATGTTGATAATTTAAGGGAAAGTGTTGCAGTATAG